The nucleotide window TGGTGATTTTACTGTCTACGCGCCTACAGCACCCATACCGACATCCGGATTTGTTTATCACTTGTCTTCAGAGTGTGTGGATATGTTGCCGCACGTGAGTGTAGAAGAGGCTATGCGTACCGTCATTGCGTGTGGCAGCGGCTCGCAGGTGATTTCAGAGATACCGGAAGGCTCTGCCAAGTTGGAATATACGCGCAGTGATAAGGGGCGTTAGCAAGCAACACATCACCAAGGTGTAACCCTTGGTGATGTAGAAGTAGCTGGATATTAAGTGGATGTATGTGAAAGCATGAAAGCGCGGATCAGGTTTTTTTCTTGGATGCTTTTTCTTTCGCTGGGCTTCTAGAGGCTTTTGCGTTGTCAGGTTTTGCAGCAGCAGTGGGTTTGCTAGCTGCTGTCGCTTTGGCTGCTTTTACCGGTTTATCCCCACGGGTAGAAATGAGTGATACCTCTACCGGCGGCAACTGTGGTGTTTCGCCTCGCTCCCGGCTTTCAACATAATTCAGCGCATCGGTCACTGCCTGGCTGACTTTGCGTTCGATCTCCACCATATCCTGCGGCGACATAAAAAACGTCATATCGACATCGTAGCGGATGTATCTGGGCGGTAAGCGGTTTAAGGCAACACAGGCGACATCGGCAAGAAAGTCGCGGTCACCTTGCTGAACCCGTTCACTTTGGTCATGTACTTCCTGCACGACAAGGCGCTCGTAGTAGTTGTGCAAAAAATCCACTTCATCATCCAGCACATAAGTACGGTTAGTCAGCATAGCGATACCTCTCTTTATGGAATGCTAAAGAGTATAGACAGGGTTTGCCGCTAGCGTTTGTTCTTGATTATGTCCCTGATTAAAAAACGGGCAGGGTTGAGCGCATTGGCCAGTTCGCGTGGTACCGGTAATATTTCCTGATTGATCTCCGCTGCCAGCAGTTCTGCACACAGGGGTGTGTAGGCAAGGCCGCGTGAGCCGTGACCGATATTGATATACAAACCGGCTAAGTAGTTCCCGGTTTGTTGGATAGCCGCGCGGGCGTTTTTACGCAGCGGGGCAAAATTTTGTTCCATCAGTGGTTCGTCAGCAACAGCACCAACCAGCGGTAAATAATCGGGCAGGGTACAGCGAAATGCAGCGCGGCCATTCAATTGGGCAAGATTCAGATGTTCCCAATCTGCCGCCAAATTCCCTAAAGGCTCCCGTAAATTGTTGAGATTGGTGCGGTGATCTTCTTCGCGCAGCTCGCGCGTTTCATCGCGCAAGTTAAACGTGGCTCCGGTGCAATGAAATCCATCGATCGCGGGGCCAATATAACCTTCACTGCAGACTACTGTTTTCAGTTTGCTGCTTGCGTCAGATTGCGGCACATAACTGATTTGCCCGCGAATCGATTTAATGGGCAAGTTCGCGCTGTGGCTAAAACGTTTTGCATCGCGCGCGTTGGCAATAATTGCTACTGGTGCATGTAATTCCGGGCGGTTGCGGATGTACCAGTGATTGTCGTTGTAATCCAGCGCTTCGGTATTGCAATTGGTGATCACATTAATGTTGGGGTGCGCAACCAGTGCAGTGCAAAGTGCGCGCGGATTTATCCAGCCCGCCTGCGGAAAATACAGCGCGCTGTGCGTGAGTGATACTCCGGCGATTGCACTTGCCCTGCTTGCATCTACAAACTCGACCAATTCATCGGCGGTTGAAAATTTATCGCGCAATAATTCATGCAATTGTTGTTCAGATTCATTGTGTGCTAATTGCAAAACGCCGGTTCTCCCGCCACAGACGCTCCAGTAAGCGCGATAAAAATGCAGTGCAAATTGCAAACAGGCTAAATTGAATTCTGCTTGCGCTTCATTTTTGTGGGAGAGTTTTGCATAAAGCACACCTTGTGGATTACCGGATGCTTCCACTGCAATCTCTGCATGGCGTTCAACCAGAGTTACTTTCCAACCGCGTATTGCCAAGGCATGGGCACTGGTGCAACCGGCAAGTCCGGCACCAATAATTAATGCCTGTTTTTCTGTGGGCGGTGAATAGTCTGCGTTAACTGTCCAAGGTACAGGGTAGGGCGAGTAGCTGCGATATTGTGATGCATCGATTGAAGCCTGCTCAGGTGCTTGCTCCATCAAAGCTTTGGTCATTTCCCGTTTGCGGCCAAATCCAGCCACTTTTTGAATGGCAAATCCTGCGCGTTTTAATCCGTTTTTGACAATCGCAGCTGCACTAAATGTCGCTGCAGTTGTGCCTTGTTTACTCAGCAAACGGATAACGTCAAATAATGCATCGCTCCACATTTGCGGGTTTTTGGCAGGCGCAAAGCCATCGAGAAACCATGCATCGACTTTTGCACAGAAGTGCGAAAAAGCCGGGTGGGTGGAAGCGAGCAGCTGCGTAAAACCTGCTGTGGCATCACCGATAATCAAGGTCAACTGGATACGCCCATCCATAAAGACCAGACGATGAAATCCCTCGCCCACAAACACGGGGTAGTGTTGTACTAGCTGATCGATTAATTCATGCAATTCAGGCCAAAGCGCCAAGGCTCGCTGCAAGTCGCTTTTAGCGAGCGGAAATTTTTCAACACTGACGAAATGCAATTGCGCAGTAGCAGGGGCTGTTTCCAGCCACAATTGCCACGCAGCTAAAAAATTCAGGCCAGAGCCAAAACCGGTTTCTGCAATGGTGAAATGATTGCCATCACCCAGTTGTTGCCAGCGCTCGCGCAGTTGGTTGTGTTGCAGAAAAACATGGCGGGTTTCTTCCAACCCATTTGCGCGCGAGAAATACACATCGCCAAACAGGCTGGATAACGGTTGGCCATCGTCATCCCAGTCTAATTGGGCGTGTTGTACCGAAAGAGTATCGGTTGAATCACTCACAAGCCGAACTCTTTCAAAATTTGTGCGCACCACTGTTGTATGCGCGCATCACTTAATTGAAATTCATTTTCATCGTCCAATGCCAATCCAACAAAATAATTGCCGTCGGCGGTAAGGGCTTTTGATGCTTCAAATTCGTAACCGGCGCGCGGCCAATAACCGAACGGCGTTGCACCGCGGTGGACTAATTTGCTGTGCAGGTATCCCATTGCATCCAAAAACCATTCAGGGTAACCCACCTGGTCGCCTAAGCCATAAATAGCGATTTTTTTGCCGGTGAAGTCCAGCTCATCCAACTCGTCCCAAATTTCTTCCCAGTGTTCCTGCAGCTCGCCGTAATCCCAAGTGGGAATGCCGAAAATCAGGTAATCGTAAAATTGGGTTTGGATAATCGGGGTATCAGCGATGTTAAAAAAATCCACGCACTCTTCGCCCATGAGGGTATGGATAACATTGCGGATTTTTTCGCCGGCCATTTCGGTGTAGCAGGTTGAGCTGCCATAAAACAGGCCGATGGTTTTGGTTTCACTCATAAGCAATCACAACATCTATTCAATTAATTTGCAGCAATCGGCGCGTTGTTTTAGAGCAGTTTCGCCCAATCCTGCACCCAATCGCGCGCAAGGGTTGCAGCGTCATCGCCGCTGCTTGCATCCAATACCAAAGGCTCGCCAATACGCACAGCACCCAGATCTTCAAAGGCGGCATCCAGCATGTGCCCCGCTTCATTGAAGGTGGTGTAGCTGCTATCGGCCAAATTCACAACCCCGTATCGGCGTCCGGCAATGCGTGGATAATCCCGGGTGAGGTGTAAATACAGAGGCTGGATATTGTCGGGCAGCTCGCCCGAGCCGGTATTGGAATGGCACAGCAGGATGATCTCGTCCGGGTCGCGCGCCAGATCTTCCGCGCGGGCATAAGTATTGAGGGTGACCTCGTGACCGAGTGCAGTGAGTTGCTCGCTGAGGATTTCACCTACTTGCTCTGCGCCGCCATAAACGCTGCCAATAAATATCTGGATTTTACTCATGGGATTGTTTCCATCCTGCGTTGCTAAAGCGCGCCAGCATACCCCAATTGACGCCAGGCTTCATAAACCATCACCGCAACGGCGTTGGATAGGTTCATGCTTCTACTATTAGCGGCCATAGGAATGCGCAATACCTGATTGGCGGGGAGTGACTCGCGGATACTGGCGGGCAAACCACGCGATTCGGGGCCAAAAAGCAAATAATCACCGGCCTGAAATTGTGCATCGCTATGGCAATACGTGCCCTTGGTACTCAGGGCAAAAATACGCGCAGGCTGTTCACTGGCTAAAAAGGATTCCCAGTCGCGATGACGACGCAGATCCTGGGTTTCGGCATAGTCCATACCGGCACGGGTTACACTTTTTTCATCAAGGCTGAAGCCCAGCGGTTCGATCAAATGTAATTGGCAACCGGTATTGGCAGCGAGCCGGATTATGTTCCCGGTATTTGGCGGAATTTCAGGCTCAAAAAGAACTATGTGCAGCATTTGGCTTTTCTACCTTTATGGTCTATGTTCTCTGTTAACGGTTATGTTTCTGGTGCCAATTATAAGCAAGAGTTATTAGCTTTCCTGTAAAAAAGTGGCGGCCAATGACCACAACACAATAGACCACACCAAAGATCGTCCTGAGAAAAGGTTGTCCCAAATCTGTGTTTGTTCCAAAGACAAACACTGGGGAATGGCGGGAACATAGAGGATGTAATCGGAGAGAGCCTCGATTTGAAGCAATTTGTGGACAAAATAGCCCGACTTTTGCGCGGCACGAGTCGCCAGAATCAGATGATAGGCGTAGATGTTTCTGCGGCGGGTATCGCTTTCGCCCATATCCAACGGCCAGCAACCCAACAACCCAGATTACTCAGCTGCGATTTTATTCCCGTAGAAGACGGCATCGATCCAGCAGAC belongs to Cellvibrio sp. pealriver and includes:
- a CDS encoding flavodoxin domain-containing protein, producing MSKIQIFIGSVYGGAEQVGEILSEQLTALGHEVTLNTYARAEDLARDPDEIILLCHSNTGSGELPDNIQPLYLHLTRDYPRIAGRRYGVVNLADSSYTTFNEAGHMLDAAFEDLGAVRIGEPLVLDASSGDDAATLARDWVQDWAKLL
- a CDS encoding late competence development ComFB family protein, with product MLTNRTYVLDDEVDFLHNYYERLVVQEVHDQSERVQQGDRDFLADVACVALNRLPPRYIRYDVDMTFFMSPQDMVEIERKVSQAVTDALNYVESRERGETPQLPPVEVSLISTRGDKPVKAAKATAASKPTAAAKPDNAKASRSPAKEKASKKKT
- the trmL gene encoding tRNA (uridine(34)/cytosine(34)/5-carboxymethylaminomethyluridine(34)-2'-O)-methyltransferase TrmL produces the protein MLHIVLFEPEIPPNTGNIIRLAANTGCQLHLIEPLGFSLDEKSVTRAGMDYAETQDLRRHRDWESFLASEQPARIFALSTKGTYCHSDAQFQAGDYLLFGPESRGLPASIRESLPANQVLRIPMAANSRSMNLSNAVAVMVYEAWRQLGYAGAL
- the fldB gene encoding flavodoxin FldB, with product MSETKTIGLFYGSSTCYTEMAGEKIRNVIHTLMGEECVDFFNIADTPIIQTQFYDYLIFGIPTWDYGELQEHWEEIWDELDELDFTGKKIAIYGLGDQVGYPEWFLDAMGYLHSKLVHRGATPFGYWPRAGYEFEASKALTADGNYFVGLALDDENEFQLSDARIQQWCAQILKEFGL
- the mnmC gene encoding bifunctional tRNA (5-methylaminomethyl-2-thiouridine)(34)-methyltransferase MnmD/FAD-dependent 5-carboxymethylaminomethyl-2-thiouridine(34) oxidoreductase MnmC, with the protein product MSDSTDTLSVQHAQLDWDDDGQPLSSLFGDVYFSRANGLEETRHVFLQHNQLRERWQQLGDGNHFTIAETGFGSGLNFLAAWQLWLETAPATAQLHFVSVEKFPLAKSDLQRALALWPELHELIDQLVQHYPVFVGEGFHRLVFMDGRIQLTLIIGDATAGFTQLLASTHPAFSHFCAKVDAWFLDGFAPAKNPQMWSDALFDVIRLLSKQGTTAATFSAAAIVKNGLKRAGFAIQKVAGFGRKREMTKALMEQAPEQASIDASQYRSYSPYPVPWTVNADYSPPTEKQALIIGAGLAGCTSAHALAIRGWKVTLVERHAEIAVEASGNPQGVLYAKLSHKNEAQAEFNLACLQFALHFYRAYWSVCGGRTGVLQLAHNESEQQLHELLRDKFSTADELVEFVDASRASAIAGVSLTHSALYFPQAGWINPRALCTALVAHPNINVITNCNTEALDYNDNHWYIRNRPELHAPVAIIANARDAKRFSHSANLPIKSIRGQISYVPQSDASSKLKTVVCSEGYIGPAIDGFHCTGATFNLRDETRELREEDHRTNLNNLREPLGNLAADWEHLNLAQLNGRAAFRCTLPDYLPLVGAVADEPLMEQNFAPLRKNARAAIQQTGNYLAGLYINIGHGSRGLAYTPLCAELLAAEINQEILPVPRELANALNPARFLIRDIIKNKR